The DNA region GGTGTATATTAATAAGGGCGGTTATCAAAAGAGAGCATATTAATAGAGGTGAGCTCCGACAGGGGGAATAACATTTTACAGGATGTGAAATATGTTCGATTTACCTTCGATCCCTTTGCCTCTATAACCAATCAAAAATGCAGTTTTCTAAACGTTTAATAAAGGGTCTACTTTTAACAAATACTTTAATTTTTCGAATTTAGTAACAACttgttattcttattattcCAGTGATGTTATCTCGCACATCTATTTTGAACAGCTAGGGGGTCGATAGTCTTTTAAGAGATGTTTCCAAAATGTTTGGTGATTTTCGCGTTGAGATTGAGTTTTAAATGCTTAAAACGAATCTATTTTAGAATCAAGAAATTAATTTAACACATTCTTCATTACTTGTATTCTCAAAAACATCTACTATGAAAAATATTAACCGAAAAATAGAGGAAAGCAACGCACTATTAAGTAAATAATCTTGAGCATAACACTCAGGAATTCGCAATGGATATTGAAACATTAGGCCAATAGGAAATCCGCTAAATGATGAAAACATGTGACTGGGCtggaaataactttcattcCTAGAGAATGAGACATACCATTGGTCACTTAATTTcctaagatatatatatatcgattacTTCTTGATCTTTGCAACGCAGTAGCCCGTTGGGCTAGTGTATAAGAAGACTGAGTATCGGTGTCAACTCACGGATAACGCTAGTTACAACATATATAGTTGTTCATTCGTAGGCATCAGTTTACAAAGAATACAAATCCACCTAACGCATATGAAGCTTTCTCTGTTCATAATCAACCGTCATAAGTAAACAACGTAATCAGTGTCTGTCCCTTCAGTTCCGTTATATCTGTTCTACAAGAAAACTCTGACGCATTATGTAATATATTCTTTGCGATACTAAGCGTTTAATGGTACAAACGGACGAATCCCATTAAAATTTAGAAAGAAGTTTACACTTTCAAAGGAGTAGAGCTACCGAACTTGATGGAAATTATTTAGGAGTTCGAAATCCGGCTTTCAGTACCCGttatttattacaaaaataCAAATTTCTAGATTAATATTGAACTTTATGATTTACTCCTGTAAACTATCACTTATCTGGGTGTATTGTAAAAACCTTTGAAAGGATATCTACAGGCGATAATACAGAATTTATAAAAGATGACTAACCAGCAAAACTGCATCCGGAATTAAATCCTGTTCTTTAAGGATGATACGCATCGCATCCATACTATCAGGATAATCTCGGGCACCACAGAGATACGTTGTGTACCGACTCACGTCACGGCCCCTGGATCGAATATGTAATCATTAAAAGGTAAACGTAGTCCGAAAACCAAGCGAAACACAAAAGGAAATGAGGCATATCACATATACGGAGAATATTCAAATGACTAGTTGTATAAGTGTGGAACTTACAGGTCCATGATATACAAAACCCAGTTAATTTATCTTATTAGATTTTCTATGCGAAATAAAGCTACATATATTTACTTCGAGCTTAAAACCATTGAGTTAATCAAGCATCAAAAATGCACTGTACAAAACAAGATAACAGTTTTGTGAATAAATTAGAACGgaaaaattatataataataacaagaacATTTCAAAATGCGATTCAAGCACAACCAAAATGATATCCACTTGCTTTCGTCGTGAGCCGATTTTTAAACCACCAAGCTATCCAATCTCTACGAACTTATCTAGACTGCCTTGATAGTCCCATCACAGATATTTTTCATTCTAGAGCATTATGTTATAAACTGACTACCACTAAACATTTTTAAAGATTCTCAAAATTAGCAAACGGTTCCCAGTATAGAATTTTCTGCAAGTTTTTCACTAAAAAAGGATCCAACAAATCAAAGCCACTTTTTTAGGATGAGATTACCGATTGGTTGACGATGCATGTTATATTCCAACATATGTTGTAAGATATTAGTATTAACTAAACAAAGAAGCCATCAAAATAGAGAAATTTCTTGTGAAAGCTTAAATTAAACAGTGAGCCAGTGAGTATTTTAAATTCAGAGACTAGATTTTAAAAGCATACAGTAAAGTTTTTTTTTACAGCAGTTGTACCTCTGTTCATTTCTAACTTAGCGTCAATGTCAAAGGCTGCCCAGATCAACAAACACTACAAAATAACCCAATAGATGATAAATCAGGAACAATGGCTTAGTACAGATATGAGTATAAACTAAGAAAAATATTGAATACGTACATCTAATACAACACTGCCTGTAGCTCTTTtaacccgaccgttgttgctaccttgacgtggtggtcgggcttgcctatcgtgatgaagcaaccgagctatactggctgggacaaccgttcctcaaggtcctaccatgtcagacaggtcggttgaagagcggaaagactaaaagcaacaaacccaaggtccgaaggcgaagtcgtactgctgactgtacagaggtgtgacagcagtaaggtgtttccttcagacaaccagcatgacagcgatgctgccttcccacaaggaggggtggggttagaaaaggtcgaccctaaaaatgcacacctcaccttacctcacggatttccgtctccggcggtaaggccctttgaagaacggagctaacacgtcaaaaacctcccacgaaaaggccgtgcgcgaccggccgcaagcagttgtcccttgggcactgcggtcacgctctcaggtcactgagaccacctctaatccaatttccttttcaggtacctccagaagaacccttccacggtgtgggcaaccgggaagtgataaccgccctcatacctctaacagaactcaagatcactgtattcataatcaacctctctcttcaattcctattactCCTCCTatatcgactttcaactctaaacttcctcttttggcttcctcctcaagtgtcaccatagccaacgattctagtgcgcaaaacactgtcccaggtctactgacacctcgctccaaactacacattggagccttcaacgtacgcactctatgtcaaacCACTCACCAGGcatccttggctaaaaccctagaatctcctaccattgatgtatgctgtgtctccgaaacacacatacaggatcccagtgtggtcattcacttgacctcacctcggcaaaacggagagccaacgacatacaccctccgtgtatctggtgacccgatggccagttctcgtggactggcaggtgtaggcatagcactaagcatgagggcggaacaagcactgctagagtggatccccgtcaacagtcgtctatgtgctgttcggctaaacggctccgtaagaactcggaaggataaggacacacgtcgttgccttttcgtcgtttctgtctacgctcccactgactgcagctcagatgatgtgaaagatgaattttacagaaagctttctggacttcttcagaaagctaaacgctcagacataatactcgtagggggtgactttaatgctcagataggtagcttaaaccaaacagaaaggcatttaggtggatattttagcattccggcacagcgaacagataatggtgaccgtctgctgcaactgtgttcagacaatcgcttatttttagcaaacacaaattttaagcataaggagagacatcgtctaacatggcgaccccctacagcAAACCAACGATTGactcaaatagactatattaccatcagtcatcgttggagagggtcggtagaagattgtcgctcattctggagtacctgcttggactccaaccacgccctaatacgggcacgcatccgCTTgcacctcactggacgcaaaaaagccacattaaaaagacccattagaactgagttgagtaacgagaaaaccaaaagtaggttccaagaacaactgagttcacaattaggtagttctgaagacgaggctgacccacaggttgcttggaaagacatacaagcagctgtggaaacagcaatgaaatctattagtgacttaaaccacagagttacaaagaaccagtggatttcttcaaagtctatcacactgatggattctcgcaaactcgtcccatcaggttccgaacatgatgaagagcgacaacaaatcagatctaggttaagaaaaagtctaagaaacgaccgtgagcggtggtgggcaatgaaagcaaaagagatggaaaaggcggcgactatagggaacacaagacagctttatagactaataaaagaaactggaactaataagtcaagtgtaagtgagattatttcgaaaaaagacgatactctcatctgctcccagctcagacgtttagaacgatgggcggaacatttcagaaaacagttcaactggccttcagctactctacatctaccctccattcccagacagtgtgaatggaacattgaagtacgTCCCCCAACTTTAGCAGAAGTTcagaaggctatagttaatctgaaacgaggaagggcagctggtccagatggactggctccagaggtctttaggatggtggtccaattttagcgattaggttgactaatgtTTTaactaagatctgggagttagacgttattccatcagactagtcacaatcacttatcgtcccaatatacaAGAAAGGgctaaaatcatcctgtgacaacaatagagggattagtttaactaatatagtatctaaaatactagcctcgataattatcagacgcctaactaagactcgtgaactgcaaacacgagagaatcaagctggcttcagacctggttgtggctgcatcgaccacatattcaccattcgtcagattctagaacacaggcataattatcggcgtccgacaatggtggtctttctcgacttaaaagcagaatttgactctgtagaccgcgagattctgtggcagtttctgtcattgaaaggcgtacctcagaagtacataaaccttgtaaaggctctttactcgaacactactagtcgagtcagagcttatggcgaactgtcatctgcttttgcaacctcaagtggtgtccgtcaaggctgtccactatctccatttttgttcaacttcatcatagacctactgttggaaataacgttctcgtcttCTAAACTTTCAAaaattgatctccttccaggaggtccacttatcgacttagaatacgcagatgatatagtcctgtttggtgaagacgctgacaaaatgcagagtcttctggcaGCACTAAGCAAGAAttccagaatgtttggaatgcgcttctctccctctaagtgcaagttgttgcttcaggactggcctgcgtcaacacctgaactaaggatagggagtgaagtagtcgaacgcgtcgacaacttcacttatcttggaagtctgatcagccctaatgggttggtgtctgacgaaatatcACCACGGATtagaaaagctcgtttggcttttgccaacttacgtcacctatggcgaaggcgagatatccgtctatcaataaaaggacgagtatactgcgcggcagttcgttctgttttactttacggctgcgaaacgtgggcattaagagttgaagacactcgtaagctacaagtatttgatcacaaatgccttagaaatattgcttgcatctgctgggatcaccgggtaagtaatagtgaggttggacgcagggtattaggaaatgatggtaaatcagttgatgaggttatgaatcttcatcgactgagatggttgggtcacatgttgcgtatgcctgaacaccgattaccacgacgtgcaatgctatccggtattggaaatggttggaagaaagttaggggcggccaaaccaaaacgtggcatcagtgcttgaagtcactaacttctggtctgagccatgttggtagatgcagactacttggttggggtccgcgtgactatcgtaaccaatggttggagactcttggtgacatggctcagaatcaatcacaatggcgtcggtgtatacacttcctgtcttcccttaaactaagagactgaaatcgctttatatctttctttctacgaaccaattctttcttcctgtactatatctccatatgcaatctttctcttatatattaccacctttgacctaaccactgctatgaatccagtgttcatcttgctgtgctgatgcggtatggcaacctggaccgatgcacatatgtgcctggtcctacgttgtagatgactgactgactgtagcTCTTTTaaggttactgccggtcccaagcccacacaaaggaggagggttgggaatGCGGTCAGCAACCCCAACCCGTAGGAAACAACCTTACTAACAaagctaaccagaataaacattTCAAACCATCTAAATTCTGCCCTccgagttgaaggatcttcattcagtagaactatgatgcctcatggtgaaagttgAGATTCTTTGGAGGTCATGAGGAGCatgctccttctaacaaccacagcaacaattaatacagatacatggaatgttcagacaatatgggagaccgggaggaccagtTAAATGGCTActgaaatgagaagatacaacttgAATGTTCTCAGAATCACTGAAGTCCATTGAACTCAATCTGGAAAGAAAAGGATAAATTCAGGAGAAATGCTGTTGTACTCTGCTCACGAAAAAAAATGCTGCAATCAGTCACAGAGAAGTGGTCAGGAAAAGACCTGAACATCTTGAAGAGAGACCTAAACGTCAAAGTCAGAATAGACAACAtcgggtatgaagatatcatgtgacgacatggactaggagaTATGAACGAGAATGGCGAGAGCTTTGCAAATCTATCTggattcaacaaattggttatggaggcacaatattttcacacaatcgcatacacaaagctacatagacctcaccggaccacaccaaaCGGAACCAGTTATATCACATCTGTATCActgaaaaattcagaaggtcaatAGAAGaggtgagaaccaggagaggagttAACATAACTTCAGATCACCATTAGCTGATAGCTGTCAAGAtggaactgaagctaaagaagcactagAAAACTGGGGAAACAGCATTACACAGGTCCAATACAGACTTCTTTCttgatactgacaaactcaacgaattcaataaagctctcaacaacaggttccgaGCCTTGCAAGATTTACTGAACGAAGAAGAAACTATTATGGAGGACAACTAGGAAGAgattaaaaaaacactaacttcaacgtgtcaggataTTCTGGACCGCAAGAAGTATCAACATAAGAAATGGAGCTCTGTAGAAATCCTGGACaatattcaagaaaggaagaataagaagacagagactaacaacagccgaacaagaacagagaaagccaaggcacaaactgtatgcacagaagcaaacaagcaagtgaagaggagcattagagccgacaagtaGAAATACATGGAAActttttaatggagttttgttctccagCTCAGATAACAAAGCCCCATCAAAATCAtgcacctgagctacaaatcttcttcaccatctcaatacCTGGAAGAGCTAGCAACGGCAGCAAAAAACGcctcaagagaaggaaatatgaaccaactgtatgacacgacgaaTAAACcggcagggaaatacagtagaACAGAGAGGCCAGTCAAGTACAAAGAGGAAATGCCAATCATTGAGACTCAGGAACAAAGGAAGTGTTGGATGGAACACTTAGAAGAACTCTTGAAAAagccagctccattgaatctaCAGTACGTCGGAACGGCACACATAGACCTTCCgctagatgtcaatccaccaacgacggaagatatcaggatggccatcagacaaatcgagAGTGGGAAAACAGTAGAACctgacaatttatttatttatttgaacacataattattggtacaagaatgcgccaaatatatatgcaccacacaaaacaatgagaatttaaggggaaggaaaagaaaaaaagagagaataataacgaggagattgatgtaaggtggtgtaataataataatggtaaaaatgggggaacggaaaggtacaatcagaagaaatctttcagttaaggaagacacaaccacttttttttaatgaagaaagtaaaagaaggttacagcaggatcgccactggcttctattctgagccatatctgataacgtctctaaccactgtgtagcaccatctctaggaccccaaaaaccagggagtcgtgaaggaccaacagaagccagtcctttgcagctttctttcatcccaCGACACCATATCATACACTggccacctctccgctttttccaaccagtcccagcgtcggcaaataatgcacgacgtggaattctctgggacgacattcggagaacatgtccaagccaccgaagtcggtgtttcaagatggtgacaccaattgcattatcgtctctgtgcccgaacacacgatgccgaacctctgcattactaacatggtgttgccactggatgtcagcaatacttcggagacaacgatgatcgaacacagagttgTCTAACATCTTCAACTCGGAGACGCTAGGCTTCATAgacatagagcagaactgctctcaccgacgcgttgtagatccgaccttttacagccagactaacatcacgaaggcgccaaagatggcccagattggcataaggcgctctggctttcactatacgtgcattgatctcatcactcacgccaccaccagcacttatgcagctacccagatacacgaacttctcaactacgtctatctgctcaccatccagggtgagtacaggattagaatcctgccagtcttgtagaagtactttgcacttcgaaggtgcaaagcacataccatacctacggacactgattgctaactgattaagtgcggattgcatgccttgggcattatcgcgtACTCAatgtcgagaagtctttctccaggcaacagatccacaacaccattacttacatccatcagagctgtttccagaatgtcatcgatgtcaaagttgaagaggaatggtgagattgggcaaccctgcctaaccccactgcttgagtgggacaatggagagaggtggttgtatgccctcactctgcctgagggcttttaggatgttaataaacttctcaggcacacccttcttcaatagacaatcccagagaacagtcctgtccaacgaatcgaaggcaaccctgatgtcaagaaaaactacgattgttggccctCGATAAGTATGGCAGTGTTctaacaatataccagctgaaacaCAGAAATGAGACATAgaagcaactgcaaacatgctccacgttctattcacgAAGATTTGAGAGCGAGAACGAGAGTCGAtcgactggaaagaaggacacctcatcaagataccgaagaaacgagatctgagcaaatgtgagaaccacAGAGGTACATTTCTGTCAATACAAGGAAATGTTTTcgacagagtgttgctgaaccggatgaaggattcAGAAGACGCCCGAATTCAACATCAACAGGTCGGAGTCTGTAGGTatcggttgtgcacagaccGAGTCGCGacattacggatcatcgttgaacaatcaattgagtgaaaCTCGTCACCACACACCAACTTTCTTGACTAAGGTGTTTGACAGAGTGTATAGCAGAACCTTATGAAATgtgcctgagaagatcgtcaacatcatacggaattgaTTCGATGGACTACACTAGTAAGTGGTGCATGGAGACagttgacagacgcattccaagtgaacAGTGGTGTCAGACAGGACTGCTTACTCTCCCCCTTTcccttctggtggttgactggattacgaAGACCTCGACATCCGACGGGAAGCATGTGATAAAATGGACatgttggatgcaactagatgatttggattcctcagatgacctggcccttctatcccatacacatcaacgaATGCAGGTCAAGATaaaaacagtgtagcagcagcctctgcagcagtaggcctcaacatacacaaaggaaaaagcaagatcctcaaatacaacacagagaacatcaTCCCAATCGCACTTGGTGGAGAAGCTGTGGAAGATGTGGAGTTTCAcatacctggacagcatcatggatgaacaaggaggatctgatgcagacgtaaaggcgaggattggcaaattaaggacagcattcctacaagtgaataacatatggaactcaaaacaactgtcaaccagtatcaaagtcagaatctttaatacgaaagccaagacggttctactgtatggagctgaaacttgaagaactactacaactatcatcataaaggtacaagtatttacaaacaattgtctacgcaagatactcaatgtccattattggtcggataccatcagcaacagcctactgtgggagagaacaaaccaacatccagctgaggaggaaattatgaaaagactttggaagtggatagaacatacattacggaaaacatcaaactgcatcacgaggcaagccctaacttggaatcctggagggaaacgggaaagaggaagaccaaagtacACACTGCACCAagaattggaaacagacatCAAAAAGatcaatagcaactggaaaggattgcccaggacagagttggatagagaatgctggtgagcggccaaTTTTCCTCCAGGAGGGGTAACAAGAGTAAGTGAGTACCCAATCAAACCACTCCTGACTTTCGATCAGGTTGATAACACTGATTTATCTATGGGACACATGTAAAGCAGGCACAAGAAAATTACTTTTTTAAAGGTTGACTAGTGGAGCTATACTTACCAAATTCGACCGAACAAGAATCTATTCATTGAGGAAGAACAGCAGAAAAAAACTATATCGCCtagttaaaataatattaatgtttCATAATAAAAACAGGTATGATAAGGAATTTAAATAACCAATCTTAATCTGAATAGGAGtgtaaagaaatatatattcaagATTTTAAAAAGTGTTGGTTGCAACTTTTTTTCCTGAAATCAAATCAACTGATCACTACTGTATAAAACCCACCCGACTCAGTATGTTctcttcacttttatttaaaatCTAACAAGAAACACTTATATTTACGATGTAAAAAAACTTAAGAGTGAATCAATGTAATAGGATGTAAATCATGCTCAATGTCTAGACATATATGGGATTGCCCAGTCTTTCAAATTTTGAGAGATGAAAATGGAATGAATTAACTTGATCgtccagtcagtcagctacaacgtaggaccaggcacatatgtgcatcggtccaggttgccataccgcatcagcacagcaagatgaacactggattcatagcagtggttaggtcaaaggtggtaatatataagagaaagattgcatatggagatatagtacaggaagaaagaattggttcgtagaaagaaagatataaagcgatttcagtctcttagtttaagggaagacaggaagtgtatacaccgacgccattgtgattgattctgagccatgtcaccaagagtctccaaccattggttacgatagtcacgcggaccccaaccaagtagtctgcatctaccaacatggctcagaccagaagttagtgacttcaagcactgatgccacgttttggtttggccgcccctaactttcttccaaccatttccaataccggatagcattgcacgtcgtggtaatcggtgttcaggcatacgcaacatgtgacccaaccatctcagtcgatgaagattcataacctcatcaactgatttaccatcatttcctaataccctgcgtccaacctcactattacttacccggtgatcccagcagatgcaagcaatatttctaaggcatttgtgatcaaatacttgtagcttacgagtgtcttcaactcttaatgcccacgtttcgcagccgtaaagtaaaacagaacgaactgccgcgcagtatactcgtccttttattgatagacggatatctctgGAGCCAATCTATCTAGACCAGCTGcacttcctcgtttcagatcaactatagccttttgaactacAGTTAGAGTtgagggacctacttcaatgttccattcacactgtctgggaatggagggtagctTGACCGTTAAATACTTGTGAATGAGCCACATTCTAAGTGCGAGACATGATAACACCACTCggctgcccaaaccgaagtacgTAGGTAGAGTGGGGTTCGAACCTGGGACTTAGTGGATCTAAACAACCGCTGTACGTCATCATTCTTACAAATAACTGTAAAAttataaatgtatttgaatttTCATTTCTTCAACTGAAAGGTTGAAATAGTAATTTATAGAAATTTGGAGATTTTACAGAGGCCTCTCCGGTAAGAAAAGATAAAGTAACTCAACAAGGAAATTCACTTTAACCGGTGCCAACTTACGGAAGTAAATAAAATAGAGTAAAAAAATTTATGAACGTAAGAGTGGGTTTTCGCATCTCAAAAGTAAATCTAATTTACTTTGAAACAATCGCGCACCTATAGAGAGAAAAATTACTATTACTAGCATCAGTTAACTCTAAAACACTAGTACAAAAACCTTTCACTATCTACTAATTTGTGATAAACTATTCAAAGTTTAACACATGAAAATCTGTAACTAAAATTGAAAACAGGATCAAACTTATCAGAACCTTCGACTTGCTTCAGCTTCCAAAAGCCAAATAAGATGATGAGCACAATGGCTCTTCATTTTTCGAGCCAAACACTGCAAGATAGATTGCAAGAGTAAATATCCATGTTCACTATGACAACCCATTTCCTAATAAAAGTAGAAGTATTCATGAAGTTAACAAACATTTCAATTCAAACTTTACAGTAATTACACTCAACAAGAAAAAAGTCCATTTAAATGCAACAGTATTATTAACAGGCAGCAAATGTAAGTATATTAAAAGGGAAACCGACTAGAAAGGACTGTCGTCGTATATAAAAATAACAAGGGTATCTTGTTTCATGAGAAAATTTCAATACATATTAGAACCTTGAAAAAGTGCTTTGACACTATTCTAGAATGGTAACAGACTTAAGTAATGTATTACAAACTTACCATTTCTTTTTTGACTACCTCTGACTTACCAGCATATTTTAACGGTGAGACGTTTTGCAAAATAACCGATGTTTAAGAAACAAGTGAAACCCTTAGTACTAATAAAAGTTGTTACCTCACATTATTAAAAAGCATACGGGAACtcaccatccaaccctatcTTATCTACTTATTAAGAACTTATTAAAAATCGTGTAGTAGGAGTAATCCTACATAACACCCAATATTTCACATGGCTTTCATATAATATAAGATACTTCACTGAATCTTAAAACAATTGCAGTGAACTAACTTTGATGAACAAGAGACGAGCAATATATTGGGCCACGTTGTCCAGTTCCGTTGTGACACAGGAAAGGAATGccaagaaaagaagaaagataACGTTGGATCCTTACTAAGGTTTTACTTGGTACTGTTAAATAAACTAAGCATTCAATAGATTGTTAATAATATAAGTAGCAGTATATTCGTAGTGTCACAGTAAGTAGAAAACAAAATTTCTAGCATTTTGTGACTCAGCGTAAGCCACTTCTTTacagaatgaataaatgaacaaattaaaTCAAAACGAGTTTAAGTTATTACA from Schistosoma haematobium chromosome ZW, whole genome shotgun sequence includes:
- the PDE5A_5 gene encoding cGMP-specific 3',5'-cyclic phosphodiesterase (EggNog:ENOG410V5DZ~COG:T) — encoded protein: MNLHRLRWLGHMLRMPEHRLPRRAMLSGIGNGWKKVRGGQTKTWHQCLKSLTSGLSHVGRCRLLGWGPRDYRNQWLETLGDMAQNQSQWRRCIHFLSSLKLRD